The proteins below are encoded in one region of Vulpes lagopus strain Blue_001 chromosome 10, ASM1834538v1, whole genome shotgun sequence:
- the LOC121500185 gene encoding heterogeneous nuclear ribonucleoprotein C-like 2 codes for MGVKSSFRLHTGPRKSHLPREQIKLPTEELHSIRGELSQIKAQVDRLLENLEHMGQQRDQLPTGGLGHIPRSEDSEENRGPESKGSSCRITELQQEPRGQRAHPEADSSEDSTDPEEAVKNPASDQEGSQ; via the exons ATGGGGGTCAAAAGCAGCTTCCGTCTTCACACGGGCCCCAGGAAGAGCCACCTGCCCCGGGAGCAAATAAAGC TCCCGACTGAGGAGCTGCACTCCATCAGGGGGGAGCTGAGCCAGATCAAAGCCCAGGTGGACCGTCTATTGGAGAATCTGGAGCACATGGGCCAGCAGAGGGACCAGCTTCCAACTGGGGGCCTGGGACACATTCCCA GGTCAGAGgacagtgaagaaaacagaggcccagagagtaAGGGCTCCTCATGCAGAATCACGGAACTCCAGCAGGAGCCCCGGGGCCAGAGGGCCCATCCAGAAGCAGACAGCTCTGAGGACAGCACAGACCCAGAGGAGGCA GTGAAGAATCCTGCATCGGACCAGGAGGGCAGCCAGTAG
- the EXOSC6 gene encoding exosome complex component MTR3 → MPGDHRRIRGPEESQPPQLYAADEDEAPAARDPTRLRPVYARAGLLSQAKGSAYLEAGGTKVLCAVSGPRQAEGSERGGGPAGAGGEAPAALRGRLLCDFRRAPFAGRRRRAPPGGGEERELALALQEALEPAVRLGRYPRAQLEVSALLLEDGGSALAAALTAAALALADAGVEMYDLVVGCGLSRTPEPAPTWLLDPTRLEEERAAAGLTVALMPVLNQVAGLLGSGEGGPPESWAEAVRLGLEGCQRLYPVLQQCLVRAARRRGAAAPS, encoded by the coding sequence ATGCCCGGGGACCACCGCCGAATCCGCGGGCCCGAGGAGTCGCAGCCGCCGCAGCTGTACGCGGCCGACGAGGACGAGGCGCCCGCGGCCCGCGACCCGACGCGGCTGCGGCCCGTGTACGCGCGCGCCGGGCTCCTGAGCCAAGCCAAGGGCTCGGCCTACCTGGAGGCGGGCGGCACCAAGGTGCTGTGCGCCGTGTCCGGCCCGCGCCAGGCTGAGGGCAGCGAGCGCGGCGGCGGCCCGGCCGGAGCGGGCGGCGAGGCCCCGGCCGCGCTGCGCGGCCGCCTGCTCTGCGACTTCCGCCGCGCGCCCTTCGCCGGCCGCCGGCGCCGCGCGCCCCCGGGCGGCGGGGAGGAGCGCGAGCTGGCGCTGGCCCTGCAGGAGGCGCTCGAGCCGGCGGTGCGTCTGGGCCGCTACCCGCGCGCGCAGCTCGAGGTGTCGGCGCTGCTGCTCGAGGACGGCGGCTCGGCGCTGGCCGCCGCGCTCACGGCCGCCGCGCTCGCCCTGGCCGACGCGGGGGTCGAGATGTACGACCTGGTGGTGGGCTGCGGCCTGAGCCGCACGCCGGAACCCGCGCCCACCTGGCTGCTGGACCCCACGCGCCTCGAGGAGGAGCGCGCCGCCGCCGGCCTCACCGTGGCGCTCATGCCGGTGCTCAACCAGGTGGCCGGGCTGctgggcagcggggagggcggCCCGCCCGAGAGCTGGGCCGAGGCGGTGCGTCTGGGCCTGGAGGGCTGCCAGCGCCTCTACCCCGTGCTGCAGCAGTGCTTGGTGCGGGCTGCCCGTCGGAGGGGCGCCGCCGCGCCGTCCTGA